A genomic stretch from Megalobrama amblycephala isolate DHTTF-2021 linkage group LG22, ASM1881202v1, whole genome shotgun sequence includes:
- the LOC125257554 gene encoding LOW QUALITY PROTEIN: potassium voltage-gated channel subfamily C member 1 (The sequence of the model RefSeq protein was modified relative to this genomic sequence to represent the inferred CDS: inserted 2 bases in 1 codon) — MMSSVGVFSLGASEGSSEKIVINVGGVKHETHKSTLMTLPGSRLAQLVDTEKPPSELFFDRHPEVFTHVLQYYRSGKLHCPTNLCGVLLEEEFDFWGISGTDVEPCCWAAFRQNKDAVEASAQIDPSVMENEQFSHKAWQLKIWALFDNPLSSVRAKVVAVVSLFFILLSITAFSLQTHLAINPQQMYVVSADNSSENFIENVSVLPRVLDAVELICLIWFVFEFVMRAVSCPSKPRFFMNVMNIVDLLALFPWFFRWCSGTYCAKALGFLHVMRCIRVLHVFSLMQHVFGVRVLKHTLRASATALCTVPLILFSCTLIFGTMAYYAEFNYIDSSFVDIPSSCWWAVVTLTTVGYGDMYIVTVPGKCVAILCAMVGVLLIIVXVPIIVSNFIKFNSLLRTKYSMARKKEKISVHTASSSST, encoded by the exons ATGATGAGTTCTGTGGGTGTTTTCTCACTGGGAGCTTCTGAGGGCAGTAGTGAAAAAATAGTGATAAATGTCGGTGGGGTAAAACATGAGACCCACAAGAGCACCCTAATGACCCTTCCGGGCTCCCGCCTTGCCCAGCTGGTGGACACTGAGAAGCCTCCTTCAGAGCTGTTTTTTGATCGCCACCCTGAAGTCTTCACTCACGTGCTGCAGTATTATAGAAGCGGGAAGCTGCACTGCCCCACCAACTTGTGCGGTGTGTTGCTGGAAGAGGAGTTTGATTTCTGGGGTATCAGCGGCACAGATGTGGAGCCCTGCTGTTGGGCGGCATTTCGACAGAACAAAGATGCTGTAGAGGCTTCGGCTCAGATTGACCCTTCAGTGATGGAGAATGAACAATTCAGCCATAAAGCTTGGCAGCTGAAGATATGGGCTCTCTTTGACAACCCGCTTTCATCCGTTAGAGCCAAG GTTGTTGCGGTCGTATCTCTGTTCTTCATCCTGCTCTCTATCACTGCATTCTCTCTGCAGACACATCTGGCTATAAATCCTCAGCAAATGTATGTGGTATCGGCAGACAACTCAAGTGAGAATTTCATCGAGAATGTTTCTGTACTACCTAGAGTTCTGGATGCGGTGGAGTTAATCTGTTTGATATGGTTTGTGTTTGAGTTTGTGATGCGTGCAGTCAGCTGCCCGAGCAAACCGCGCTTCTTCATGAACGTTATGAACATCGTCGACTTGCTTGCCCTGTTCCCCTGGTTCTTCCGGTGGTGTTCAGGGACATACTGCGCCAAAGCATTGGGCTTTCTGCATGTGATGCGATGCATACGTGTCCTTCACGTCTTCAGTCTGATGCAGCATGTGTTCGGTGTGAGAGTTCTCAAACACACGCTCCGCGCCAGTGCGACGGCTCTCTGCACGGTTCCTCTTATACTCTTCAGCTGCACGCTCATCTTCGGTACCATGGCTTATTACGCAGAATTCAATTATATTGACTCTTCGTTTGTTGACATTCCCTCCAGTTGTTGGTGGGCAGTGGTCACACTGACCACTGTGGGTTATGGAGACATGTATATCGTAACAGTTCCAGGCAAGTGTGTAGCCATTCTCTGTGCAATGGTCGGGGTTCTGCTCATCATCGT TGTGCCCATAATCGTCAGCAACTTCATCAAGTTCAACTCCTTGCTCAGGACAAAGTATTCAATGGCCAGAAAGAAGGAGAAGATCAGTGTCCATACAGCCTCCTCGTCTTCCACTTAG